The following is a genomic window from Ictidomys tridecemlineatus isolate mIctTri1 chromosome 13, mIctTri1.hap1, whole genome shotgun sequence.
GTTATCATTTCTTCACTTATTTCATGTCTATTTCTTAAGCATCAAGTATGTAATCGACTAAGGAAATCTTGTCATACCTTATAAAGTAACTGTACACCATTACTTTCCTGTGTgcacatatgattacatgaccaatgtaattctacatcatgtaaacTAGAacaatgagaagttacactctatatatgtgtaatatgtacatatatattctattgtcatgtataactaacaacaagtaaaataaagagagagaaataaaataggtgtatttgcatttgtatttattgacaaatgaatgcatttcaaattatttatcatTCTTCTGTCTAGCACGACTGTGAAAGGATTAGAAAATGGTAATTCCAACTAAGAAATGAACTATCTAGTCACTGATGTTTTaaatatctcaaaaaatattcttaatcaaaaaattaagaaaggaagagaaaaccaatgtgtaattattaaaaattcaaattaagtagttataaaatgtcattaattttaagcatatataagaaaatattcgCTTAGGTCCAATGGTAAAAAACCAAGTACTTTAAGATTTTCagagaaacttaaaatttaagatttgtcttaaaaatatttttttgctatttggTAAATGAAACATTCCCCTATTGATCTCATGTTCCTTTGGTTAAATAAGTTTTTATACATAGAGTTTTTAggtgtttttttccttctggtaccaggggttgaacacagggatgctttACTATTGAGCCATATCTtcaaccttttttatatttcattttgagacagggtcttgctaagttgctttgggcctcactaaattgctggagATGATTTGGAGCTTACCTAGATCTATAATTCTATacttctctttcttgcctgcttgGAACACAGTtctgattttaacatttttaattgtaaTGTACACCACTCTAACTAATGTCATTATTAGACTATGACCTTTGAATCTTTAATTCTCAAACTCCCTGAATATTTCAAATAtcaatacagttttttttaagtacagattACTAGTTACAATCTAAGATCCTGATTTAGAAAGTCTGCATCATTATCAGTTCTAATTCAAACCTTCCAAAGTCattaagaattaaatattaacactctaaattaatgaatttattagttaatgtgcattttcttttcttctggtatACCCTTTCAGTGCTGTAGTACCTAGCCATGACTCAAGAAATGTCAATTGAGTGACTTACAATATTgaagaaagtaatttaaaatacaaatttaaaaacccaaatgCACTTTTAGTAATATTAgtccaaaaaaagaatattattgatTAAAAGCAAGTTACAATATAAACAGAAATTGAAAAAACACAACAAACTTCACCCTAGAAGAAATAATTGTTATAAATTCTAacatttttctgtataaatttgtTTAAATCCCCTGCATATGAAATCCCTGTTCATTATGCATGTAATTTGTGTTCACAGAAATGCAACGTTCTGAACTGAAACcaatatatattaaaatccaAATGGCTAATTTTAGTATAACAGTTTATATAAAATCTCATGATGATTTCTAGCAAACAAATGGTCACTTTTTTATATAAAGCTATATATTATTTGGAACTAGAGAACCAAGATCAGATTCTTACAGCTTAACTGCTATTATTCTAAAacagttttaataattttataaatcctAATTGTTGATTTCATAAAAATTGGGGTAATTATTCCATTATCCACGGTCCATGGTGGCATCATGGAGGTTAATTTGTAGTTGTAATGACTAAAGGTTAACGAGATAGAAGAGATTGTTCTGGTGACTGATAGTAACTCGGTTAAGGTTAAAATGTTAACGGCGGCATTTGTGATTCCTGGTGAGGGTGATCAACACTTATTGTAGAGTAAGTAGAAGTTCCTGTAGTTGTAGGTTAAGTGGATGTGGCAGTAGCTGTACTTTCACTTGAAGCACAGGTAGCCATGGGTTGTGTTGAAAAGATGGTGGGTGGAGGTGAGGATCTGGCTGTCAGCTAAGCATCAGTTGCACTAGCAGTTGGTGCTATGAAGTCACAACAGCAAGTCTGATAAAGTGGCACCAGCTGTTGTTCAACTTCAAGGAGTAGGAGTAGCTGCTGCGGTTATGAGCTGGGTTTGTCGGGTAGAGGGGGTAGATTCCATTGAAGTGATGGTTGTGGCTCTTCAAATAGTAGCTATGGAGGAGCCACCGTACCCATGGTTTCTGTGGCAGTGGTGGTTCTACTCGAAGTTGTGGTGAGGGGTGTTGTGGCTGAAGGCTGAGTTGAAGAACTGGTGGTGACCCTTGTGGTTGTAGATTCTCTTGAAGTGGTGATAGCTGAAGGTTCAGTGGAAGTGGTGGTCACTGTAGGTTGGGAAGTAGTAGAGGCTGTTCCAGATTCCTTAACTACCACCCCTCCATTGCTTGTGGGTAGCTGGATAACAACGGAGGAATTACTTCCTCGATTATTCACCAGGCATATGACCAGGACTCCAATTGCTGTTGTTATCGCACAGGCTAAGAGGCAGGCCAGAAACACTTTCCACAGAGACCACTCACTGCCGCTATTTCCTTGCACCTAAGAAGAGTGTGAATCAAAATATCacttataaagacaaaaatgtctGCAATGGGTCATCCTTTTTGTGTTACTTCCAACTTACAATGTATTGTATTGACTTTGTTTAAATCACTATATGACTCTGGAgtttagacttttaaaaacatCCAGATGTTCATCCAGGTGGAAGAAACGTCATGCTTTCCCAGACattagaaaaaagacaaatctgccAATATCTCTTCTGttattctattttccttttttgtttgtttgttttcttttaatagacCTTATATATTAGGGCTATTTTAAATTCAGGGGAAAACTGAGCCAAGTGTATGTAGATAACCTACACACACCCATCCCCTGCAGGTACATAACTCCCCCATTATCAATATCCTGCACCGTGGCTCATTTGTTATAATTGATAATTCCACATTGGCAGCTAATTGTCACCCAGAGTCCACAGTTTATGCTAAGATTCACTCTTGGTATGGAACACTTTATGGATttgggaaaatataaatgtataacacGTAATGACAGATATCCAACATTACACAAAGTAGTTTTGCTGCCTTAAAAATCACCCATGCTCCATTTATTCCTCCCTCCTCCATCACTGTCCGTTGTCTTTTCATGTGGgcagacaaatatttttaaatggtaaattCTCTTTCACACACTTGATCCTCCACTCAATGCCATTacccccaaactctgctccactACCAATATCTATCACTTCCTCAAGAATTTTGTCTCCTCACCACCATGTCCTCTCCCTCCAGCTTGTTCACCCAGCCATTCCATGATGACCTGTCTTTGgtttgattaagaaaaaaaacaaaaaaacaaaactttggttCAGTGGTTAGTCCTTCACTACATCTTTCCTTGTCCACATTTTGTCCCATTATTTAATAGCACTCTTGGTTTTTCCCTAAAGTCTCTTGATTTCCCTCTTTTCATCTCCGCTGGCTGGCCAATAAATGACGATTTACTTTCTCTGGACTTTGGAGCAGTCACACTGTTGTGAAAAGCCAAGCCCCTGGGCAGATCCCCTCCTCGAGAGGATTTTCTGCATTGCTCTGAAACCCCCGTCTTACAGATCCTGGATCAAGATACTCCCTCAAATCTCAAGTGCATCCTCAGTCTTCTTCTCACTCTTCAAACCTGTAGCCTCCACCCATCGTTCCTCGTGCACAAATCATCCCTCCCCATTCCAGTCAAATGACTTTCCTTTGCCCTCCTTCCTACTTCGTGGGAAAACTTGAACCCATCAAATGAAAACTCCACCAAGTACCAAACCTGCAAACCTAAGCTACCTGGACTTCACCTCTTTGTTGGTTTGACAGAAGAGCTATCCTCTACCACCTGAAGCTGGTGCTCCACCCTGTCTTTTGGGTTCCATCCTCTGTGCCCTTCCCAGcagattttctcttttgattacCCTGGAGAGAGTTTCTTCACCACTTTCCACATTTAATCACACTCCAAAGAAACACtaccaaagaaacaaaagctactttatagaaaaaaaaaagagagaaaaaaaagaaaaagaaaaaactccttTGATTCCAAATCACTCTCCAAccaccctttctctttctctgaaaaacaaaatttcctgAGAGTCATTTGAATGCAGTGTCTCCATTTGCACACTTTTCAGCCCAATCCAGTTGGGCTTCTGCTCCCCTGATCAGGCCCTGAAATAGTCATCAATTATCTTCATCCACTAAAGCCTAAATGCCCGTGTAAGCGCTCTTCTTACTGAAGTCCTCTACCACATTTGCCCCTGGACACCATCCCTTCTCTGTTTTACAAcatgtctttctttctgtttctgagaCACTCCATTCTCTTTCATGTCTTCCAAACTCCCCAGAATCATCGGTTCCCTTGTGGGGGCTCATTACCCACTTTCAGCCTTTGGTGAAGGAGATCCCCCACTCAccgtcttgacagggtcacagtgaggatgaatgctggcaaagccgtGCTGGTTGCACAATCATCTATTTACtagaaaccatgagacccttttttatgtaactgggacttttcattttcatgcttaggtttctgacaggaggcatgagtatgttaaatgccaaacaaattaaatttcagatggctagaacagaacaggtagttcatgcctcggaggctgttctactacccctcagcatatcaaggacaaagtagaaggctgttcttctatctcaatacattgtggacaaacctgataatggacaacaatcatcctctgaaaggtcatgagagttttaggcaccacattgattatatcaactagaacctgttgagagccacagccaaaggggccccagcaaacttccagctgccagcaagcttcagactgccccagcaacatctagctgattggctcctctgcggtgatgttcattgggctgtttccctgcccttcagactgccagctgatgattggctcacagcggccccagcaacatctagctgattggctcctccacggagctgctcattgggtgacttctttggctctgcccacgcaacccagccaatcggcctcaagagaggaggattgtgggaggttgaaagggtggtgtgggagagagaggtgtggaagccggtggtggcagttgggctctgagggtttttccctggagctgttttgtttggcgtttgtagttctaaaaataaagttagtttctttttgacaagtggctcctgatttgtgccaagccagacttcggcatttggtggctcgcacggggagcaactgagggtaagtaaactgctcgcccctgagggcagggcgagaggatggggagccattctaagtctcctcttttgttttgcttcgtttttgttttaactttcctgtccctggagatgagtaagagggaagaaaaaccactcacatctgaggaaaaactatttgcgtctgaggaacagatagggagaaaggacggatgcacacgtcaggaggatagaaaggctgatataatgattttgtgtggttccatttttattggattctgtctcggttttatttgctgttatcttgctgggttgtattatagtagaaatacgggatcagcaattagtaaaaaacaaaccgaaagactgttaagtaaattgttaaaggaaggaagcttcccagtaaaatcaagagcagtcagggcatacgttgatataatacaagaatatagcccatggctttttaaggaggagttgttagatatatcacaatggaaccatcatggtgaagatttaaaaagaatagaaaagaacaacccagggactctgccagttggcacattgtcattgtggacgttggtatctagtttgcttagtccaaagccttcagttcagacagaggtagaggaagaagaagacatattgattcaagtagaagaggaagtctctcaagttagtcagacagaggaaaagattcaagtaaaagctcgagctagtcagaaagaggaaaagattcaagtaaaagagaaggtctttcgagatagtgagacagaggaaggaagtttagagcagaaaaatctatcaggggaaaagttaaaacaggtgactgctaataagacccttttgttagagagcgtaagtgtccaaccaacagcaccgcctctacaggagactgctactaacagcactctatcaccagagggcataagtgtccaatcaacagcaccacctccatatgctaagagactcccaacccccgcagttgatagtttggatcctgagacaggatctcaagtatgccctgtatttgaggtaggagggcagcgaacttaccagggtttaaatttcaaatcagtgaaggagctaaaagaggctgtagcaacctatggtcctcaagcacccttcactgtaagcttggtcgaatccattaccaacttaagcatgacgccagcagattgggctagtttgtgtaaagctgtgctaaatggaggacaatacctgttatggaaggttgccaatgaggaattttgcaaggagacggctagtcgaaatgcagcagctggttatcctcagagaaatctagatatgttgttaggaaagggaccttatgaggatcggcagcaacaacttgcatatgatcctggtgtatatttacaaattgctgtagatgcagttagggcatggaagtctttacaagaacctggaggtttacaaggtcaattatctaagataatacaaggagctaatgaaccttacgctgaatttgtagataggcttattcaaacagctaccagagtttttgggaatacagaacaagcaatgccatttataaaacaactggcttatgaccaagcgaatcgttggtgtagagatatcattagaccatggaaacatgaagatttaaacacatatattaaattatgtagagacattaatgaacaagggcaaattgtggcagctgcagtaaaacaagctttagatgccagagacattaatgaacaagggcaaattgtggcagctgcagtaaaacaggctttagatgccagagacattaatgaacaagggcaaattgtggcagctgcagtaaaacaggttttggatgccagagacattaatgaacaagggcaaattgtggcagctgcagtaaaacaggctttagatgccaggccaagaacatgctacaattgtcaacaaacaggacattttaaaaggaattgccccataggaggagggtttaacaaaactaggtatcaaacaagtagaataccgggtatttgcccacgatgccgtagagggagacattgggctaatgaatgccgttctcaaaccaccatagagggtactccattatattgggctaatgaataccgtcctcaaaccaccatagagggtactccattatcaaaaaacgaacaaggacaaggtgtttatccacaatatcgtggacaaaggcatcaggctccgttgccaaaaaatggacagggggccccaatgctccggggccccaaaccacaaatatacggagcactggaggaacccagcaaccccagcaaccccatcagggtagtgcccagcacatcagatccctcatcagacaaaccagagggagcgcagggttggacatctgcgcctccaccaaatcagtactaactccagagatgggagttcaaatcattcccacaggggtaaaaggacctcttcccaaaggaacagtaggcttattattgggacgcagctcttctactctaaaaggacttttgataagtcctggggtaattgattccaattatgaaggtgaaataaaaattatagccagttctccaaagggtatatcagtaatttcaccaggagatagaatagcacagttactaataataccaagcctacatgataaattttccagtcatgttgtagaaagaggttccaagggattaggttccacaggtgtagattgggctatgctttctttaaatttagattctcgccccatgctaaaactaaatattcaaggacatgaatttaatgggctactggatacaggtgcagatcttagcatcatctctcgtcaagaatggccaaaacattggccattacaacaagccactcaatcgcttcgaggcctaggagtggcgactaatcccgatagaagtgcaatgctattagattggaaggatcctgaaggatgtgaaggaactatacagccatatgtattggatcatcttcccgtaaatttatggggacgagatgtcttagatcaattaggtttgacattaacaaataatatcaatcaaaatgcacccactattatggctaaacaaggttttaggaaaggaaaaagattagaaagacaagaacaatgtatagcagcaccaatacaaatagatcaaggaacagacagacatgggttggattttcacaaagggccactgagacaataaaaattacatggaaatcagaaaggccagtatgggttcctcagtggcccttgactaaagaaaagacacaagtagcccatgatctggtcaaacaacaattagcggaaggacatatacaaccttctgtatctccccataatactcccatttttgtcatcaaaaagaaatctggtaaatggagattactgcaagatttaagagccattaacaatgaaatggtcattatgggacctgctcaatcggggattcctcaattgtctgctttgccaaaaacctggtatgttttagttatagatattaaagattgttttttttcaattccaattcatcctgaggatagtccacgttttgcatttactatccctgcactaaatcatgaaggtcctgatcagagatatgaatggaaagtactccctcaagggatggctaacagtccaactatgtgtcaaatttatgttaacaaagtaatccagccacttagaaatcaaaatcctgaactacaaatatttcattatatggatgatgtattattagcacacaaagctaaaaacacattgctagaatgttatgccacacttacaaacttattaaaaaattataatctagagatagcaatagataaagtacaattaaattttccaattaattatttaggagttctattatcctcaaccatggtccgtccaccaaaaattcaaatacgagtagatcaactcaaatcacttaatgactttcaaaagttattaggagacataaattggataaggccttatctaggtattccaacaggagaattgggacctttatttgatatcctaaaaggtccatcagatccaaattcaccccgaatgttaacgcctgaagcaagaaaggcattaaaaatcattgaaacatatatggaaaatatgcatttggatagaattgatataagtttgcctttattatttattgtattaccaacaaaaaatattcctacaggagtattttggcaagaaggtccattattatggatacatttatcttattctcctaacactattcttactagatatcctgaggctgtaggacaattaatactcaaaggaataaaaacagcaaaggcagtgtttggaatttctccccataaaattattactccatatactatgaatcaaattgatgaattagctaatgagttaaatacttgggcaataataatgtgcaaatctaatgtttcatttgataaccacttaccatctaatcctttattgtctttttggtcattgcatcctgtaatttttccaaaaatgacaagaaaaacacctatcatgaatgctccaaatatattcactgatgggtcaaataatggtacagcagcaatagttacacctgatcaaacttttacatttttagtacccaaacaatcagctcaaaaggtagagcttaatgcagtattacaaacttttgtgatgtttaaagattctgtatttaatttattttctgatagccagtatatagttaatgctatagtatcccttgaagatgctggtagaatttccccttcttctactgttttctctttgttttccactatacaaagtttaatctgggacagaaaagatccattctttataggacatatcagggcacatacaggattgcctggagcccttagtttaggcaatgatttagcagataaaactacacgtgacatacatattttctctgtactagaagaagctataaattttcatgaaagattccatgtcaatgctaatactttacaaaagcgttttaaaataactaaggaacaagctagacaaataataaaacaatgtcaaaattgtgtgacctttttaccacaagttaatcttggagtcaatcctagaggattgatgcctaaccatatttggcagatggacgtcacacacttgccagaatttggaaaattaaaatatttgcatgttacaattgatacttcttctggatttttgatgggctcccttcatgccggcgaaaaaactaaagatgttatagctcattgcttacaaaattttgccactgtgggcattccaaaacagttaaaaacagataatgcccctggttatacgtctacttcttttaaacaattttgctcatcatttggcattactcatataacaggaatcccatacaatccacagggtcaaggcatagttgaaagagctcatcaaactattaaaatgtacttattaaagcaaaaagatggaattgggaaggggtatatattccccaaagataaacttaaaataacgctttttactctaaactttttaaatttggattcatcaggacttagtgctgcagaaaggc
Proteins encoded in this region:
- the LOC144370105 gene encoding dynactin-associated protein-like, encoding MGSGHRHPIFRLYEFVCSRYRIYMGSGSGHLDRSNFRKKKFSIQKCHAKRPSTCPDDQQAHSSTSLCPPSNDVTADVSSSLSGVWVSPGITAHSQCPHPELSTIQVQGNSGSEWSLWKVFLACLLACAITTAIGVLVICLVNNRGSNSSVVIQLPTSNGGVVVKESGTASTTSQPTVTTTSTEPSAITTSRESTTTRVTTSSSTQPSATTPLTTTSSRTTTATETMGTVAPP